DNA from Candidatus Cybelea sp.:
CCTTGAGGAGGCGGCGGTTCCGAAAGAGTTGGATCTTCTGGGCATCGATATTGATGGCAACGACTATTATATTTGGGAGGCACTCGCAGCATATAGGGCGAGCGTGGTTGTCGTTGAGTACATCTCTAATTTTGGGCCGGACGAATCGAAGACGATAGCGTACAACCCGCACCACGTGTGGCGCAACGACAACTACCTTGGTGCAAGCCTGACGGCTCTTATGAAACTCGGAAAACGTCTTGGTTACGCGTTGATTGGCACGAATCGGCGAGGGTTAAATGCGTTCTTCGTCCGAGACGACCTTTTGGCGCGAGCCGGTTTTCCCGAGAAGACACCTCGGCAGGCATTTCACGGTCAGGGCATCTTTGATATGCTGTCCGTAAAGCGTGGCGGCGAGTTTTTGTATCCTTGAGGCGTGGTGGCGCGTAAGGGCGGCGGCTAAAAGTCCAGCGACACTCTAGACGGCCACCGGTCCAGTGCTGCGCTCATGCGTTCTCGAAATGGCGAAAGCAGTCAAATACACAAAAGCTAGCCCGAGATACGTTAGGAAATGGGATGGCCAATAGAAGGCTGTTGGTGGAAACTGTGCGGCTAGTTGCGCCCAGCCCGCCTCAGCTAACGCGGCATCCGGAACCGATGAGATGGCCCGAATGGGTCCGTGATCGGGAACAAAGTCTTGAGCGCGCCAAAGCGCGGCCGCCAAGGCTATGCTTATGACGCCGGCTAATAGTGGCCTTACGCGGCGTCCGTAATAGAGTACCGCGAATGCTACCACTCCGGCGATTCCAGCGAGCCTGTCTTCGAGGACGGTCTGCCAAGGAATAGCAAGTAACATGACACCAAGCCACGCAAAGACGGACTGCTGCGAGGCGAGTAAAACGAGTGCAAATGGCAATGCGCCGGATACCTCGGGCAAGTGGATAAAAGTTCCACCGGCGACCGCACACGCGAGGGGTGCCAGCACCACACTGCCGGGAACCTTTTTCTTGAGTGAGTATGCAAGCAGAACTCCGGCAACTACGAAGGCAAGGTACTGGAGACTTCCGACTAGGAGTGCCACGCGGTCCGATGCGCCAAACGCGTGCAAAATTGCCGAAAGGCTATATTGCCCGTACGCTCCAATTTCTGACAGCGCGTGGGCGGGAAGTACGGCGTGAAGATACTCTATGTTTAAAGGGACACCGCCAACGACAAGGGTAATCGCGGCTAAAATCGCGCCGACTCCGGCTATTGGAAGGCGCATCCTCGGAACGGCCACGAAGCTCGCGAGCATCGGCGGGATCGCGACGTGCGGTTGGATACACGCAAGGCCAAGCAAAACTGCAGCGATTGTGTGCCGGCCTCGCTCGACAGCGAGGGCAGCGGCCGTTAGAAGGGCAATTGGAATGGGCGGCAGCGCACTGAGGTTCAACGGTTGAAATAAGATGCTCAAGACGACGCACGCCGCAACGAGCAGCAAGGGCAAGCCCGCGAGCTCGACGACTGCCCAGATGATCACTACCGCGCTCCCGACTAGCAGTAAGTACCATAAAACGCTCGCCTGCGCGTACGGGATCATTGAGAGCGGCGCGAGCTCGGCGAGGCCGTACGGTGGCAACGGCGCCGGCACTATCGCATTCGGCGTCACTGGATGCAGATTTGTTGTCTCGCATTGGTGCATCGGGCCGTAACGATAGGGATCGCTACCGCTTATAAGCACCTTTCCCGCACAATAAAATGCGTTGAAGTCGGGTTTCCCAATCATTGCGCTCGGCGGATGCGTGAGTAAATACAGAAGCGCGACCAGGCCGGTTAGGGCAAGCAAAGCGATTACGGGCGCCCTGAAGGTCGTGGGTTTTGACTCTACCATGCCAGGATTTGCGTGGTCTTAAGTCAGGTCCGACGATCTTTGGGAGACCGCGCCCCCAAAGCGGGCCGGAGCGCAAGCGCAAAACGTGAACGGCGCGCAACGGAAGTGCGCGCCTCTCGTCCCGCGGGGTCTCGCGTTTTTGAGCGGACTAGTGGTGCGTCGATTGGGAAATTAGAATCGCTACCAGTTTCATCTCCGACATATCCCAAACGGTCAGTCGGTAGAGCAGGTGCCACTTGGCTTCCGCGCCCATCAAAACGAGGTTCACCGCAAGATAGCCAAGCGTTCCCT
Protein-coding regions in this window:
- a CDS encoding glycosyltransferase 87 family protein encodes the protein MVESKPTTFRAPVIALLALTGLVALLYLLTHPPSAMIGKPDFNAFYCAGKVLISGSDPYRYGPMHQCETTNLHPVTPNAIVPAPLPPYGLAELAPLSMIPYAQASVLWYLLLVGSAVVIIWAVVELAGLPLLLVAACVVLSILFQPLNLSALPPIPIALLTAAALAVERGRHTIAAVLLGLACIQPHVAIPPMLASFVAVPRMRLPIAGVGAILAAITLVVGGVPLNIEYLHAVLPAHALSEIGAYGQYSLSAILHAFGASDRVALLVGSLQYLAFVVAGVLLAYSLKKKVPGSVVLAPLACAVAGGTFIHLPEVSGALPFALVLLASQQSVFAWLGVMLLAIPWQTVLEDRLAGIAGVVAFAVLYYGRRVRPLLAGVISIALAAALWRAQDFVPDHGPIRAISSVPDAALAEAGWAQLAAQFPPTAFYWPSHFLTYLGLAFVYLTAFAISRTHERSTGPVAV